The Microcystis aeruginosa NIES-843 sequence TTTACGGAACCCATGTCCTGTGGTAGAGCCACCATATTTACGTCGTTTACCACCTTTAGAAAAAACCATCAGGTGAAGTTGACGACGACTAATAGGAGGACGTTTGATGACAGCAAAGGGAGCGTTTGTTACTTTAACAGAACCCTTCCAATCATATCCATGTCCATTATAATTGTGGAATGGCCAATAATCTAAAAATTGAAAACAGGCAAGAGCAATGCCATCGTTAGCATGGCTTTCTGGTGATTGTTCTGCTTTATTTTTGGACTTTTCTAGTCCCAAATATTTTCTGAGATTAGAGGTTTGCCAACCAAAGCGAGTATGGACTGTTGCCAATTGAGACAGTTGCTCAATTGCCCATTTCTGTCCGACCATAACCGACGAGAAACCTTTTCCAGACTTAGCTCCTTTTCTACCGGAAGTTAAATCAACATCGGCTTTGACATACTCAAAGTAAATGTCAGTAATTGGATAGATTTTGGTTAGTTCGGAAACGACGCGAAGTTCAAGTTGACGATTAGCTCTGATTGAGGGAGCTAATTTTCCTTGTTTTCTATTTGAGAATCGTTTTTGTCGATGCGCTCTTAGATTAAAAGAAAGTTGGCGGTTAATCCGTCTTTTTCTACGTCCTCTTCGCATTAACCGTCTATTGTCCAGGCGCTCTTTTACTCGTTTAAAAGGAAGTTCTAAGTGAGCCTTCCAAAGAGTAAAAAGAGAGGATTGAACGCCAATTCCAGAGAATAATTTACCCGGGTCAATACCAATAGCAATCGGTTGGGTTTTACTATCGGAAGGTTCATCGATTAGCTGGACATAGAAAATACCTAAGTCGTTGAATTTACCGATAGCTTTTCCTTCTTTAATCCACCGTCTGGCCCGACTGGGTTTAGTGGGCATCAACGACTTTCCGTCTTTTGAGATAACAGGAACTCTTGCCATGGAGATAATCCTTAAGAGTAAAGTTAAAGTCCCTTTCCGCAACACAATCAAGATGTCTTGTCTAACAACGCTTTACCAATAAAGCTGAGAGGGAATCCGAACTAGGGAAGCATTCGGAAGTCTGTGCCAGATTGTGTCTCGATGCGGTAGTCTCTACTTGCGTCGCCTAAATTGGTCTAGGCAAGCTCCGTCCCTTTTAGGGCGGGGTTAGTGACTAGTCTGTTTAAAAGTTCTCGCTGGGGATTCCCAGAAGGATTTTGCCGAGAGGCACTCTGACAAACTGCAATTTCTAATTAACTCTCGCTCAACCCCCCGCTAAACCCTATGTCAAATCGTTCTGCTTGTCAACCCCTTTCGAGAATCGACTCTAGAAATATTACCTCAATATGGCATCGGTAAACTTATCCCTGTTAAAGAATAGATCTCCTGCAAAAATCAAAAATCTGCCGTTAGGCGAGGAGACGGTCGATAGGAGACGGTCGTCAGGAGGAGAAAAAAGACAATAGACAACTATAATATCGATAAAACCTAATATTATGTCAAATTTATCCATTTTTTTAGATATTTTAACCCGATAGTGCCTCGATAACTTACTTTTGCAGCAGGTCTAATAAAATTTTCCCAAGCTCTCAGACGAGGTTTTCCCCCCGTATCTCTTACCTAAGACAGAGGCTGTCAAAGAATAAAATTTTCCCAAGCTCTCAGATGAGTCCTGAATGGTTAGCCTATAGTAAAGACAGCCCCCTGAGTTGATAACAAAACCCATGCAGAAATTGGTGGAAGTTTTAGCTGATAAACAAGCTCTGATCGCAAAATCTCTGGCGCTGGTTCTGGAAAAAATCACAACCAGCCTCGACCAACAGGACTATTTTACCATCGCTCTGTCCGGCGGTAGTACCCCGAAACCTCTCTACGAAGCTTTATCCTCTCAACCCCTCGACTGGTCAAAAATTCACGTTTTCTGGGGAGATGAGCGCTACGTTAGTCCCGATCATCCTGACAGTAATCAACGCATGGCCCGGTTAGCATGGCTCGATCGCATACCGATCCCAGCCGCTAATATTCATCCTGTGCCCACGGATGACCCCGATCCCCAGCTGGCCGCCCAAAAATACGATGATCATCTCCGCCAATGGTTTGGGGTCAATTCTCCCGATTTTCCCGTTTTTGACCTGATTTTATTGGGAATGGGCGATGATGGTCACACCGCCTCTCTCTTTCCCCACACGGCAGCTTTAACGGTGAGCGATCGCTGTATCACCGTCGGCGAGAAAGACGGCAATCCCCGCTTAACTTTTACCGTTCCCCTGATCAATCAGGCCCGTTGTGTGATCTTTATCGCTGCCGGCGAAAGTAAACGCCCCGCTCTACATGAGATTTTCTCTGCCTATGGTGACTCTTTCTCCTATCCTTCCCGTCTCATCCACCCCTCGGCCGGGGAATTATATTGGTTGCTCGATGCGGCCGCTGGTTCCTCTTTTGTCTAGAGAATAGGGGAACAGGGGAATAGGGAAATGGGGGAATTCAACTAAAACCCCAACACCCCAACACCCTAAAACCCCAACACCCCAAAACCCCAAAACCCTAACACCCCAACACCCCAAAACCCCAAAACCCTAACACCCCGACACCCCGAAAACCCTAACACCCCAACACCCCAAAACCCCAAAACCCTAACACCCCAACCCCTAATCTGCTTTTTTACTTTTTACTTTTTACTTTTTCCTTAAAAATGATCGTTTGTCCTAATTGCGAACATACTAACCCCGATGAGGCCAGTCAATGCGAGGCCTGTTACACTCCCTTGCCGCGGATGTCTTCCTGTCCTAGTTGTGGGGCAACCATCCAAACTGATGCCACCTTTTGCGGTCAGTGTGGCTACAATTTACAGCCTAATTCCGTTCCCATGGTGGCAGCCCAACCCGAATCGGAACCTGAACCCGTCCCACCAGTCCCTACACCCACCGTCGCCTCGATCGCACCTCCTCCTGTTGCCCCTCCACCGGTTCGGGCTGCCACCCGCTTACAGACGGAAATAGCTAGTTTGCAGCACCTGCAAACCGATAGCAAAATTGAATTACCCCTACATCTATCGGTAATTCATATCGGCAAACCTAACGATCGCATTCCCCCCGATATCGATGTTTCCGGTTTTCCCGATTCTGATATCGTCTCCCGGGTTCATGGCGATATCCGCGTCGAAGCGGGCCTCTATTACCTCGAAGACAGCGGCAGCGCTAACGGAACCTACGTTAATCACACTCCCCTACCCCCCGGCAATCGTCATCGTCTCCGGGCTGGCGATCGCATTTCCCTCGGTAAAGGCGACAAAATGACTTTTATTTTCCAAATGTCCTAAAAGGGGACAGGTGTTAGGGGTTAGGGGTTAGGGTTTTCGGGTTTTCGGGTTTTCGGGTGTTGGGGTTTTCGGGTTTTCGGGTTTTCGGGTTTTAGCTGAATTCCCCCATTTCCCTATTCCCCCATTCCCCTATTCCCCCATTTCCCCATTTCCCACTTCCCCACTTCCCCACTTCCCCACTTCCCCACTTCCCCACTTCCCCACTTCCCCACTTCCCCATTCCCCCACTTCCCCACTTCCCCCACTGAAAATTATGCCTACAAATTGGCGAATCGGCTCTTTATTGGGCATTCCTCTCTATATTGATTCCTCGTGGTTTTTGATTCTGGCTTTTGTCACCTTGATCAATGCCACTGATGCAGAAATTCAGTCTCTGGCCGCCCAGAGTTCTGTTTTAGCGTGGTTACTTGGTTTTATCATGGCTTTATTGCTGTTTATCTCGGTTTTACTCCACGAATTAGGTCATAGTTTAATGGCTCGTTGCCAAGGCATCGAGGTCAATTCCATTACCCTGTTTCTCTTTGGGGGTATGGCTTCGATCGATCGAGAATCGCGGACTCCTCCAGAGGCCCTGCAAGTAGCGATCGCTGGACCCGCCGTTAGTTTTCTCCTGTTTTGTCTCTTATCCCTAGCCAGTCACTTACCCTATTTAAACGCCAATTTAACTTATATATGCGGACATTTAGCGATAATTAACCTGTTTTTGGCTCTATTTAATCTTATCCCCGGTTTACCCCTCGATGGGGGTCAAATTTTAAAAGCAATGGTCTGGCAAGCGACTGGCGATCGCTGGAAGGGTTTACATTGGGCTGCGATCAGTGGTCAATTCATCGGTTGGTTGGGGATTATTTTAGGGATTTTCTTGGTTCTCTTGACGGCAGATGTGGGGGGTGCCTGGTTAGGATTAATGGGCTGGTTTATCCTCAGAAATGCCAGCGCCTACGATAATTTGACTAATTTACAGGAAAGTCTCCTCAATTTTACAGCGGGAGAGGTGATGAGCAGAGATTTGCGGGTTTTAAACGCCCATCAAACCCTACAGGAATTCGCCCAAGAATACGTTTTAGACCGAGCGGCTGCCAATACTGCTTATTTTGCCGCTTCCGAGGGACGTTATCGGGGATTAATTCGGGTGGAAGATTTACAGGCGATCGAGCGGAGTTTATGGTCAGAAAAACAACTGCTTGATATTGCCCATCCCCTCACGGAAATTCCCAGTGTTGAGGAAAAAACCCCCTTAGTGACAGTGGTGCAGAAATTGGAAACCATCCAGGACCCGATGATCACGGTGTTAACACCAGCCTCCGCCGTAGCGGGAGTGATCGATCGCGGCGATATCCTCAAGGCAATTGCGATTAAATACCAAATTCCCCTAGAGGAAACGGATATTGAACGCGCTCGCGAGGGAGTTTACCCCAGTTATTTGCCCTTAAATGTTATTGCTGCCGCTCTCGACAAGAGTGAACCGCCAAAAATCGGCGAACCGTCCTTAATGTCCTGACGTAGAGAGGATGGAAGATAATAATCTTGAATATGGCTAATCCGAAAATTTCCTCGCTGGTTAACCTGCCACAATTTCCCCGTTTCCACATCTAAACAACTTAACCAGCCTTGGCCGTAGGCCCAAGTATCAATACAAATGGCATGGCCGAGATTAATCGGTTTCCCGCTTTTTTGGCTGGTATGGCCGCAAATCATGGTTTTTCCCGAACTATGGGCGGCGGGATATTGAAATTTCTCCCAAAAGAGTTTGTATTCTGGTTGTCTGGCTAGGGGTAGATGGGGATCGAGACTAGCGTGAACAAATAAATGATTTGCAGTTTCGTAGCTATTTATACAGACTTTTCCTAAAAAATCCCAGTGAGATTCGGGAATTTTAATCAGGTGGCCTTCGCTATAGGATTTGAGGGTGGCTTTACCGCCTTTTTCTAACCAGAGACGCTGTTTGAGGGGGTTATTACGGGCTTGCAGCATGATAATCTCGTGATTACCCTTGAGGGGAATCAAATTTCCCTGTTTATGTAGGGAAATCAGGCGATCGATCACCCCTTTCGAGTCTCTGCCCTTATTAACGTAATCACCGAGGGTGATTAAAGTATCTTGCGGTTTGGGGTTGACGATCTCTAGTAAGTGATCTAGAGCTTTCGAGCAACCATGAATATCGCCGATCGCTAAGGTTCGCATGAGGATTTGGTAGGGGATTAGGGCATAGGTAGGGTTTGCGGCAAAAAGTTTTTCGTAGGGGTAGGGTGTGGGGTGTGGGGTGTAGGGTGTAGGGTTTTACCGATTTTGAGGTAGTCAGTTACCTAATTTTCAGGGAAAAAGTCCAGGGATTTTACCCCCGATCACTCCAATGGTAGGCACTTTTTGAGGGGAAAAAAGTCTAAAAACCTTATCCAACAAAGTTTTTAGATTTATTTAGCAAGCCCTAGGTACAGGTAAAAGTATTAAAGAAATCTGTTCACGACAAACAGCGATTATCGGTGATCTTGCTTAGGGTAACAAAAAGGCTTACAGTAAAATGTACCATAAATTATCAAATCTACTAAATTAATTAAGCTGTGCCGAAAGTTGTTATTGCAGGTAACTGGAAAATGCACAAAACCCAGAGAGAAGCTTTGGAGTTTTTGCAAGATTTTAAATCCCATCTAGAGGAAACCCCCGACGACCGAGAAGTAGTTCTTTGCGCGCCTTTCACAGCTTTAGCTGTCCTCTCTAAAACCCTCCACGGTGGTCGTATTCGCTTGGGGGCGCAAAATGTCCACTGGGAAAAATCGGGGGCTTATACGGGGGAAATTTCGGCGGATATGTTAACCGAAATCGGGGTTCACTATGTGGTTATCGGTCACAGTGAACGCCGTCAATATTTCGGCGAAACCGATGAAACCGTCAATTTAAGGGTCATATCTGCCCAAAAACAAGGTTTAATCCCGATTATCTGCGTGGGAGAAAGTAAAGCCCAAAGAGATGCCGGAGAAACGGAAAAGGTAATTATCAAGCAAATTCAAGCAGGTTTAGTCAATGTTGACCAAAAAAACCTCGTTATCGCCTACGAACCCATTTGGGCGATTGGCACGGGGGAAACCTGCGAAAGCGAGGAAGCTAATCGAGTTATCGGTTTGATTCGGCAACAATTAGACAATCCCGAAGTAACCATTCAGTACGGTGGTTCGGTAAAACCCGATAATATCGATGAAATTATGGCCCAATCGCAGATAAACGGGGCTTTAGTCGGTGGGGCGAGTCTAGACCCCGCCGTATTCGCCAGAATTGTTAATTATCGTTAATCGATTTCTGCTGCCATGACGCTATTTTCTAAAACCCCGATGCCTTCTATTTCCACCCGAACCTTATCCCCCACCTGCAGCGGTCCGATTCCTTCGGGAGTTCCCGTTAAAATCACATCCCCCGGCAGCAGGGTCATCACTTGAGAGATATAAGCCACCAAGACATCGGGGGGAAAGACCATATCACTCAGATAACTGCTTTGTTTCGGTTCGCTGCCATCATTGAGAAAAGTGGTTAATTGCGCCCCGATACTCAATTCCCGGACAATCCAGGGGCCGAGGGGACAAAAACTGTCAAATCCTTTCGCCCGCGTCCATTGGCTATCTTTTTTCTGTAAATCCCTAGCGGTGACATCGTTAGCAATGGTATAACCCCAGATTTTGCTTCTGGCTTGGGCTGTGGTGCAGTTTTTGGCGGTTTCTCCGATAATTAATGCTAATTCTCCCTCATAATCCACTCTTTCCGATTGGGGCGGATAAAAAATCGTTTCACCGTCGGCGATAATTGTCGTCGGTGGCTTGAGAAATAAAAGCGGTTCTTCTGGTACAGGTGTTCCCATCTCGGCGGCGTGGGCGCGGTAATTTTTGCCCACGGCAATAATTTTCGACGGGAAACAGGGGGCTAATAGTTGGTAGCTATCAGGTTCTAATTCTAGCTTGGTTAGTTGCCCTCCTTGCCAGGGAGGGGCATCAAAGACGGCAACGCTACGGTTTAGCTGTAACAGTCCGTAGAAGATTTGTCCTTGACGATGTTTCACTCGTACATAGCGTTGCGCCATATTTTTCTGGGAATGACTAGCGATCGACTCTCGGATAGTAGTATGATCATATATCCTTGCTTCTTTATTAAAAGCTAGAGAGTTATGAAAATCAATTAACCTCCGGTCTTGACAAAGAAGCCTTCTAGTCCATAAGGATTCTAAGATGAGCAATAACTACGAAACTCTTTACATTCTCCGTCCCGATTTAGGGGAAGAAGTCGTTCAGCAACAAGTGGAACGTTATCGGACTCTGATTACCGAACACAGCGCCACAGACATTCAAGTGAAGGTGTGGGGTAAAAAACGTCTGGCCTATCCCATCAAAAAACTCAATGATGGTGTCTATGTGCAGATGAATTATCAGGCCAGCGGCAAACAAGTCGCCCCCATGGAACGGGCCATGCGTTTAAGTGATGAGGTTATTCGTTATTTAACCCTAAAACTCGATCGCGTGGTAGCCCCCCCTGCCGATTTATCTCCCTTAACGGAAATTCCCCCCTCTCCTATCACCGAAGCGGTGGTGGAAGATGACGGTATCTCCGCTGAAGATTAATTATAGTCACAACTGTGTCGGGTCAATGCCCAATTCCCGTAATCGGGCAAAAGCGCGGTCGCGCTCTTGTTGTGCTTGGTTGCGTTCCTCAAAGAGGGTTTCAGGGTCTTTAAATCGTTCCCCATTGGGATAAAAGACCTCTAAACCCTCTTCAAACATCTCAAACCGAATCCCTAGGATTGGGGAAGTCCAAGGAAAATTCAAGGCCGTTACTGGGAAAAAATCCTCTTGCTGATTGGCCCGCACCAATCCCCAGAAATCATGGGAGTCTGGGTCATAGAAAAACATTTCTAATACCCCATGCTCCCGATAGAAAGACTGCTTTTTGAGCATTTCCCTGGCACTATTGCTCGGAGAGAGGATTTCAAACACTACCTGGGGGGCAATATTGTCTTCTTCCCATTGTTTATAGCTGCCGCGCTCACCCGGTGGACGGCCGAAAACTACCATGGCATCGGGAGCTTGACGGGGAGCGGGGGGGACAGTTACCTGCTGGGGATACCAGAGCAAATCTCCGGCAACAAAGACGGTTTGCCCTTTAAATAAATACCTGAGATTGGCAACCAAGCGAACAATCCAGCGATATTGAACTGTGTTGTCGGCCATGGGTTTACCGTCGGAGTCAGGATAGAAAAGTTGGGGTTCGATGGGTGCTTGAACCATGCTTTATCTCTTGCGATCGCATTTTGTCCTAGCTTTATTGTATCATCGCAAATCCTTGGATTGAAACCCCGTCCTTTTAGGACGGCTTTGCCTTAGACCTCCTGCCAAAGTTGTCTAAGTAACTTAGAGTATTGTTAAGATTTGATAAATTTAACGGCAAGAGCTTGACATCTACAGACAAAAATGCTACTCTAGCGACCGCAACGCCATTTTTTAGGAGGCATTTAGTTATGGTATTAGCAAAACTGATTGATTGTCGGGGGGGGGGTAAGAATAGCTTATCAAAAATAGCTATCGCTTCCTCTGCCATTGCTTTTAGCACTCTAGCAATATCACCAGTTCAAGCTGCTCAGCTAATTATTCCCAACACAACTGTTTTAGGGACTAATGTTTTTTCCGGGCCAACTTTCACGGTTTCTCAAAACTTTCTCCCGTCAGACACCTTAAGTGTTAATGTGTCTGGAACAGTAGATCTCTTTTTTGGACAATTTACTACTAATGCCGCAGGTGTTATTGTCTCACCCTCAGTAACACATACGGGAAATAATCCGGGACAAGTTCTCGCCGGTCCCGGAGGTCGACCATTTGGTTCTCTGCTCATTGGTAATAGCACACTGGGATTTTTTCCTCTATTCTCAGCTAATGCAGCCAATGGTTTAGGCAATGCCAATCCACCAACAAATTTATCATTGTCTGGTGTGCCTTTATCCAGTATCTTTACAAATGTAGGCTTTACGGGTATTGCTAATGGCACTGTTCTTGAGTTTCGTGTCAATGATCAGGATGTCAATGGTAATAGCGGTCAATTTGTCATTACCTCAACCCCTGAACCTAGCACAATTTTAGGCTTAGGTGTATTGGGATTTGGCGCTTTCTGCCAGCGCAAACTATCTCAAGGGAAGAAGTCAAAACAGGACAATTGAGTTGAGAACTTTGGGATTTATCCCCCCTTAATCTTCCCTGAATAAGGGGGATATCTGACAGTTTTTAACACCTACCTACCTATAGAAAAATAGGGGTTGGGTTGAGCAATAGCAAGGCCCAACCTGCTATTTTATAATTGTCAAAGGTAGGTCTTTTTCTTTTCTAACTTCTCAACATAAGTCAATGGCCTCTTTGATATTTTGTAGAGCTTCTTCTTGAGTCTCACGAAGTCGTTCAGCAACAAGTCGCCCCATGGAACGGGCCATGGGTTTAAGTTATGAGGTGATTCTTTATTTAACCCTAAAACTCGATCGCGTGGTGGCTCCCCCGGCCAATTTATCTCCCTTAACGGAAATTCCGCCCTCTCCTATCACCGAAGCGGTGGTGGAAGATGACGGTATCTCCGCTGAAAATTAATTATAGTCACAACTGTGTCGGATCAATGCCCAATTCGCGTAATCGGGCAAAAGCGCGATCGCGTTCTTGTTGTGCTTGGTTGCGTTCCTGTTGTGCTTGGTTGCGTTCCTGTTGTGCTTGGTTGCGTTCTTGTTGTGCTTGGTTGCGCTCCTCAAAGAGGGTTTCAGGGTCTTTAAATCGTTCCCCATTGGGATAAAAGACCTCTAAACCCTCTTCAAACATCTCAAACCGAATCCCTAGGATTGGGGAAGTCCAAGGAAAATTCAAGGCCGTTACTGGGAAAAAATCCTCTTGCTGATTGGCCCGCACCAATCCCCAGAAATCATGGGAGTCTGGGTCATAGAAAAACATTTCTAATACCCCATACTCCCGATAGAAAGACTGCTTTTTGAGCATTTCCCTGGCACTATTGCTCGGAGAGAGGATTTCAAACACTACCTGGGGGGCAATATTGTCTTCTTCCCATTGTTTATAGCTGCCGCGCTCACCCGGTGGACGGCCGAAAACTACCATGGCATCGGGAGCTTGACGGGGAGCGGGGGGTACAGTTACCTGCTGGGGATACCAGAGCAAATCCCCAGCGACAAAGACGGTTTGCTCCTTAAATAAATACCTGAGATTGGCAACCAAGCGAACAATCCAGCGATATTGAACTGTGTTGTCGGCCATGGGTTTACCGTCGGAATCAGGATAGAAAAGTTGGGGTTCGATGGGTGCTTGAACCATGCTTTATCTCTTGCGATCGCATTTTTGCCTAGCTTTATTGTATCATCGCAAATCCTTGGTTTGAAACCCTGTCCTTTTATACTAAATCCGTTGAGTAACGCACAGAAAACGGGTTTCTCCGAGAAACCCGTTTTCTGCTCAGGCAAAAGGCTTCAACGGTGAGACTTCGGACGTTCGGCAAACGGCAAAAGGGGGAATAAATAATCAGTTTTTAATAACAGGATTTAGGATTACATCTAAATTTTTAATAAAGTCGAGGTTGAAAATTATCGGGAATATCCAATTCAAATACTTGGTCATGAATCCGAGCCACATAAAACCCTTCTTGCAGAATTTTTTCCCGTAATTCCGGGGATACATGAACCGCCGCTAATATGCCATAGAGTTTTTTATCTTTGTGTTCAGGGAAAAAGTTGCGAAACCGTTGCAAAATACTTTTTAATTGTGAAATAGACTCCTCTCTGGCATGACTTTTAACTTCGACGATATAAGCAGTATTTAGCTGACCATTGGTATAGGCAAGAACATCAATTTCTAGGTGTTTTCCATCTTTACTGACTCGGACACTGGGACTGATAACTTCCATACCAAAGCGTTGTCTGAGAATCTTTTCCATTGAAGGGAGGGCAAGTCCTTCGGTAAAGCTGCCGAATTTTGCACCGAGTCCCCCAATTTGCTGACCTAATTCTTTGAGTTGTTTGTCAGTTTTCTTCTGTTGTTGGGCGTTTTCCTGCTGTTGCTGACTAACTTCCTTCAATAGTAGGTCAGTCTCCTTCAGTTGTTTGTCAGTTTCTTTTTGAGCAGTCGCTAATTCGGCTAAGAGTCGCCATACGTCTTCGGATGTAGTTGCCATAGCTAATTTTTTCTCTCTGATTTGGTCTATTGCTATTTTACTGAATTTTGCCGATTCATGAAGAAGATAGTGCTTTTGCCTTTGAGTAAGAGAGCGATAAGTAGGGCGTGTTACACTGTCGCTAACATACCTTTATTTTTATAAGTAACTTAGAGTATTTTTAAGATTTGATAAATTTAACGGCAAGAGCTTGACATCTACAGACAAAAATGCTAATCTCGCGACTGCAACGCCATTTTTTAGGAGGCATTTAGTTATGGTATTAGCAAAACTGATTGATTGTCGGGGGGGGGGGTAAGAATAGCTTATCAAAAATAGCTATCGCTTCCTCTGCCATTGCTTTTAGCACTCTAGCAATATCACCAGTTCAAGCTGCTCAGCTAATTATTCCCAACACAACTGTTTTAGGGACTAATGTTTTTTCCGGGCCAACTTTCACGGTTTCTCAAAACTTTCTTCCGTCAGACACCTTAAGTGTTAATGTGTCTGGAACAGTAGATATCTGGGCTGGAACATTGGCTATGAATGCTGCGGGTATTATTACCCAAACAACACAGCCAGGATTCAGTGTGGGACAAACTACCCCGGTGGGTTCCGGGGCAACACGTCCGGGTCAACCCAGTGGTTCTCTACTTATTGGTAATAGCACACTGGGATTTTTTCCTCTATTCTCAGCTAATGCAGCCAATGGTTTAGGCAGTGCCAATCCACCAACAAATTTATCATTATCTGGTGTGCCTTTATCCAGCATATTTACAAATGTAGGCTTTACGGGTATTGCTAATGGCACTGTTCTTCAGTTTCG is a genomic window containing:
- a CDS encoding PEP-CTERM sorting domain-containing protein; its protein translation is MNAAGIITQTTQPGFSVGQTTPVGSGATRPGQPSGSLLIGNSTLGFFPLFSANAANGLGSANPPTNLSLSGVPLSSIFTNVGFTGIANGTVLQFRINDINSFDNSGQFVITSTPASTPEPSTILGLGLLGFGAFCQRKLSQGKKSKQDN